Within Candidatus Hydrogenedentota bacterium, the genomic segment GACCAGAAGATGCGCTTTGACGTGACCGTGGGCGTGGCCCACGGCTCCCCCACCCGCAAGGTCAAGGAAATCATGCAGCAGGCCGCGGAGAAGCACGGGCTGGTGCTCAAGGACCCGGAGCCCGTGGTGGTCTTCCAGGACTTCGGGGACAACGCCCTGGTTTTCGCCCTGTATTTCTGGCTGGACCTCGGCAATGCAGACTCGCGGGTGGTCCGCAGCGACCTCCGCTTCATGCTGGAAAAGAAGTTTCACGAGGCGGGCATCTCCATCGCGTACCCGCAGCGGGACCTGCACCTGGACAGCCTGAAGCCCCTCGAAGTGCGCCTGCTGCACGGGGGGGGCGCGGCGGAAGAGGACGGCGGGGACAAGGAGGCATGATGCTCAAAACGGCGGGAACATTCGGCCTGGCGGCGGTCATCGCGGCGTTCGCCGCGCAGGGGGAGCCCCCCCGCCGCGTGGAAATGAGGGAGATGGCGCCCATGATTCAGGGCATGCACGGAAAGATCGGCGGGAAGTTCACCCAGTACGACGTGATACTGGAGCCGGACAAGAACGAGCCGGAATGGTGGGCGGGCGCGCCCTCGGTGGTCCGCGACCCGGACGGAACCTTCTGGATGGCCTGCCGCATGCGCACGGCGGACGCGCCGCGCGGGCTCCGGGGCTATGAAATCCGCATCCTGCGAAGCGACGATGGGGTCCGCTTCACCCCGGTCCACCATATCCGCCGGGAGGACGTGCCCATCCCCGGTTTCGAGCGGCCCGCATTGCTGCGCGACCCGCACACGGGGAAATACAAACTGTACGGCTGCGGCCCCTGGAAGGAGGGGCCCTGGACTATCATCAAGTGGGACGATGCGGAGCGGCCCGACCAGTTTGACCCCGCCACGGCCAGACCGGTGATTGCGCCGCAGGAAAAGGACTACGAGCGGGACATTGTGCCCGTGGGCTACAAGGACCCCTTCATCCTTTTCGCGGAGGGCGCGTGGCACTGCTACGTCATCGGCTACATCCGCCAGAACGAGCGCGTCTTCCATTTCACCAGCGCGGACGGGGAGGCGTGGTCACCGGTGGGAAGCCCCTACGCCTCCATGATGGACCTGTCCGGCTGGCACGACTTTTTCGTGCGCCCCTCCTGCGTGGTGCCCCTCGGCGCCGGGTACCTGTTTGTCTACGAGGGGTCCAAGACCGACTGGCACGACCCGGTCTACAACATCGCCACGGGTCTGGCGTTCACCTTCGACCTGCACCATGTCATGGACCTCACGCCGGACCAGCCGCTGGCGCTGAGCTCCACGCCCGGCGAGCACTTCGCCACGTTCCGCTACTCGCACTGGCTCGATGTGGACGGGGAACTCTGGGTTTACGCCGAGGTGGCGCGGCCCAACGAGACCAACGAGGTGCGCCTGTTCCGGCTGAAGAAGTGACGGTGCCGGGCAAGGCAAGCGCATCTACTGCTGCTTATTTCCATTATTCCGTGCTTATACAAACACTGTCTCCCCCGTCATCCCAGCCTTTCTTGCTCTTGCTCTTTATCTTGCTCTTGCTCTACCTGTTTCAGCGGAGGCCATGGCCTCCCACTTTCGCGGGGGTGACGAACGTGGGATTTATGGTCGGTTCACCAAGGCAAGACCTTTTTTGGAAAGCCCCTTTCACGGGAATGACGAAGGGGCGGTTTCTTGGTCATTTCTCAGGTCGTGACCTTTTGGAAAGCCCCGTGTGCGGGGGTGACGGTGGCGGGGGATGACCAGATTCGTTTGGGGATTTGGGGCAAGAGCAAGATGAAGAGCAAGAGCAAGAGCAAGAAAAAAATGCCCATGCCAATCTGCCAGCGTGACCCATCGCCGCAATTATTATGCGTTTGCCCTGCGGTGCCGGGCCGCGCCCCGCACGGCTGCCCCTATTGCGGCCCGGCGTGGCGTTTCCGGAAGACGCGGATGTTGTAATACCCCTCCTCCTCCAGGTCGCCGTATTCCGCGCGGTGCGCGTGGAGGCTTTGCACCATGTCGGGCACATCATACTGCGGGTTGAATCCGAGCACGGCGCGGGCCTGGGTGCAGTCCACCTTGTAGTTTCGGAAATCCTGCCGGTGGTGCGTCTCGATTTCCACCTCCCCGCCCGTGAGTCCGCGCACGGCGTCCCGGACCAGTCCGGCGACCTCGCCGACGGTGTAGTTGTCCTTTGCGACATTGAAGACGCCGCTGACGGCGTCGTCCGCACCGGCGGCGAGGATGAACGCCTCCGCCGTGTCGCGCACGTCAATCAGGGGCCGCCAGATGGCGGGGTGGTTCACGGTGATGCGGCCCGTCGTGACGGCGGACTTGTACATGGTGTTCACGATGAGGTCGAAGCGCATGCGCGGGCTGTGCCCGTTGACGGTGCCCTGGCGCAGGGCGACCACGGAGAACGTGTCGTCGCACATCTGGAGGACGCCGCGCTCGCCCTGGAGCTTCGAGATGCCGTAGGGGTAGGGGCAGGTCACGGGCGCGTCCTCGTCGTAGAGCCGGTCCAGGGTGTAGCCGTAGACCGAGCAGGAGGAGCCGTAGACAAAGCGCCGCACGCCCGCCTGCTTCGCGCGGAAGGCGAGATAGGCCGGCAGCGCGCCGTTCTGGACGAAGTTCATGGCCGGGTCGTACTCGGCCATGGGGTCGTTCGAGAGGCCCGCGAGGAAGATCACCCGGTCGAATCCGGCCATGGCCGCGTCGTCCATGGCGAAGAGGTCCGTCTCCAGCAGGGGCACGGACGGCGGCAGGTGGTTGCCGAACCAGCACTGGTCCGCCACCAGCACCTCATGCCCGCGCTCCATCAGCAGGGGCGCGAGCACGGAGCCCACATACCCCGCGCCGCCCGCAACCAGTATTTTCATGGCGTGTTTTCCATTTTCTCCGCCGGGGGAGTTGTCTTCATGATTCGCCGAACGCCCTGCGGCGTTCCTCTTCAAAATCCAGCAGCCGCGCGGGGATGTAGCCGAGCGCGGGGTCCGGCGCGCTGCCGTCCTCGAGCCAGGCGCGGAGCTGGTCCCGCAGAACCGACGCCTGCCAGGTCCACAGCCAGAGTTCCCGGTCGTCGCGGACCCGTTCCGCGAGGGCGTCCACGCGCTCCGGGTGCGCCGCCAGGGCGCCTATCATCTCCGCCAGGACATTCTCGTCCACCCGCAACTCGGGCAGGTACATCATACCCTCCCGCGCCGTGGCGGGGCACACCACGCCGTGAATGTCGGGCAGCAGCCACTGTTTCATCATGTAGCCGTCGGAGATGAGGGCCGGCAGGCCGCAGGCCAGCGCCTCGACGATGGGCAGCCCGAGCCCCTCGCGTTTGGAGGGCCACAGGAGCATGTCCGCCCCGGCATAGGCCTGGTGGATGTTCTCCACCGTGCCCTCATGAAGCATGATGGTCCTGGAGTCGCGCAGGATGCGGGCGCAGTCCGGGCCGTACTGGTCCGCGGGCGCCTGGGTGTGCAGGTCCAGCACGGCGTTTTCCGGGTTGGCCCGGTGCCATGCCCGGATGAGCCCGTCCGTGTTCTTGCGGTTGTTCAGGCCGCCCCACCCCGCGACATGAACAAAGCGTAGCGGCTGCCCGGCGGGGCGCGGTCCGCGGGGCGCGGGCAGCAGGTTTTCCGGAACGCCCCAGGGGATGACCAGTGCGGGCAGGCGCGGATGGTGCCTGCGGAACACGCGCCACGCCTCGAAACTGCTGTGGACCATCCCGTCGAAGCGGTTGTAGCGGTCCAGCATCTCAATGCGGAGGATGTCCAGGTGCTCATAGGCGAACACGCGGAACCCGGCGGCCTTCAGGGCGTCCACGCGCTTCCAGTCGCGGGGGTGCACCTCCACGAACAGCACCGCGTCCAGACGGTTTGACTTTGCCCAGTCCACACAGTCGCCGGGGGACGGGTCGTCGCCGCCGTTGAAAATGCGGGGATGGTCCACCGGCGGGCCGTCGAAGAACTTCTCCGACTCCCACCGCGCCAGAATGTGCGTGCGGATGTCCGGACCGTCGAGCGCGCCGGCCAGTTGCCTGGCCAGAAGGGTCACGCCGCGCACATGCCAAATGCTTATGATGCCGACATTCAGCATGCGCTCCGGGGCGGGTTCCGGGGGCGGGGGCGCGGACACGGTTTCCCCGGCCACCCCCTCGATCTCGGGCAGGTAGGTGGCCGTGGGGCCGTCCGGGTCGTTGCCGTGCCTGGTGTAACCGGTCACCCGGTAGCCGTCCTCCGCGAAATACTGCTGGTCGTCGGGACGGACGGCGTCTCCCCACCGCTCGAAAAAGGTCATGCGGTTGTGGCGGATGCCCTTTGCCCGTCCGGGGGTCTTGCTTTCCAGGTGAAGCACCACCGAGTCGGGGACATACAGAATCCGCCTGCCCAGGCGTTGCGTCACTTTGAAGCAGAGGTCCAGGTCCTCGCAGCCGTTGACATACACCGGGTCCAGGCCGCCCAGGGCGATGTAGTCCGCCGTCCGCATGGCGATGCAGGCGGCGGTGAGCGCCTGAAAAGCGCGCCGCTTGTTGACGCAGGGCGCGTCACCGGGCATCCCCCGGTAAATGTGGTAGGGGATGACGGAGCGGTCCGAGAAGGCCAGCCCGGCGGCCTGGACCGTGCCGTCGGGGTAGAGCAGTTTCGGGCCGGTCATGCCGGTGTCCGGGTCGTCGCGCAGGGGGGCGATGAGCGGATCGAGCCAGCCGGAATAGACACGGGTGTCGTTGTTCAGCAGGACCAGGTACTCGCCCGTGGAGTCGGCCATGCCCAGGTTGTTGCCGAGGGAGAACATGTAGTTCTCATAGTTGGACACCAGCCGCACACGCGGGTGCTCCGCGAGGGACGCCAGCATGGCCGCGGTGGCCGGATCACTGCCGTTGTCCACCAGCACGATTTCGTAATCCAAGCCGCCGCTGTGGGAATGAATGGACGCGACGCAGTCGCGGGTGAGTTCGGGAAGGTTGTGCACGGGGATGACGATGGAGACGCGCCCCGGCACGCGCCCGGACAGTTCCCGCTCCAGCCTCGGCCAGTTGATCAGGTGCTTGTTGAGCACCTTGAACTTGTAGGCCTGCGGCTCGTCCAGGGTTATTTGATGGAGTTTCTCCCTGCGGAAATACTCGCAGAGCACGGCGGGGATTTCCACGGGATAATGGCGGGTGGTCTGCCGCAGGATCACATCCCAGTCCACCCAGCGGCGCAGTTCGGGGTCAAAGCCGCCGAGCTCGTCGAAAAGTTCCCGGCGGTGCGCGTAGATGTTGATGTCAATGAAGTTGTTCTTCAGCAGGGCGTCGAGGTCAAAGCGCCGCGCGCGGTGGCTGGCCGCCCCGTTGTCGTCCTCGTCTATGACACGCAGGGCGGAGTAGGCGGTTTTCGCGCCGGACTCCAGCAGGGCCTGCACGGTGAAAAGGAGATAGTCCGGCAGCCAGCGGTTGTCCGAGTCCAGATAGGCGACCACATCGCCCTGGGCCTCGCGCAGGCCCGCGTCGCGCGCGGCGGAAACCCCGCCGTGGGGGATGGTGATGATGCGGATTTTCCCGCACTTCGCCGCGTATCCGTTGGCGACCGCCGCCGTTTCGTCCTCGCTGCCGTCGTCCACGATGAGCAGTTCCCAGTTCTCGTGGGATTGGGCGAGCACGCTCTCCACGGCGCGGCCCAGGGTGGCGGCGCGGTTGTAGGCGGGCATGATGACGCTGACCAGGGTGTCCTGCGGGCGCGCCAGCAGGACGGCGCGCAGGCGCGCCAGGGCGGCCTCCGATAGCAGGGGCATGGACTGGCCGTCTGCGGAGACGCGCCGGTCCTGGAGGATGTCGCCGAAGGGCCGGGGGTCGTCCACCCGCTCGGGCTCTGGAAGAGTAACCGCCGGGGATGGTCCAGCGTTGCCTGCGGTTATTTCTTTAATTTTTTTTTTGCCCCCGCCGGGTCCCAGGCCCAGCAGGCCGAGCAGTTTCAGGCCCGGTGTCCGCAGGCGCAGCAGCCGCCGCACGGCGGGATGGTTCTTGAACCCCTCCAGCTCGCGGCGGAGCTGGTTTTGCCGCTGGACCGACTCGCGGGACAGCGCCTCTATCTGCCGCCGCGCATCCTCGCGGTCTTTGTCCATCTGCCGCAGGTTATTCTCCGTGAAACGCCGGTCTTCCTCTGCCTGCTGCCGGAATGCCGCAACAGTCCGGCGCAGTGCCTCATTATTCTCCTGCAGGCGGCGCAACTGCGCCAGCACGTCCTCGCCCTTGACCCGTTTCAGGTCGGCCAGGTGCGCCTCCACGGTCTTGAGCCGCTGGGTCTTCGCCTCCAGGTCGCGCCGGGCCTCGCTCAGGCGCGCGTGCACGACTTTCAGGTGGGCGTCGCCCGTGAGCAGGGCCAGTTTGGGCGGGGCAACCGACGCCTCCGGGCCGCCGCAGACCGCCAGATAATATTTGGTGTCATCCGCCGGGCCGCCGCGCCAGTGGGCAAAGCTGACCGGCTCCTCCGGGGCGCAGCCCACGGTGGAAAGCAGGTGCACCCGCTGCCCGACGATGGTGACATGGGGGAAAACGGTTTCCAGACAGCGCCGGAACTCGTCCAGGGTGTACTCGGTGACATGGTGCGGATTCACCGCCTCCACATCGAAGGGATAGTCTATGTTCGGCGTGGAAATGAGGAGCACCCCGTCCGGCGCGAGCAGTTCCCTGACGGCGCGGAGCAGTTTCTGCGGCTGCGCCAGATGCTCGATGACCTCGAAGCAGGTGACCAGCTCAAAAGGCTCCGGACAAACGGTCCGGACCCGGTCCGGCAGGTCGTCCGCAGTCAGGTCCGCCTGGATAAACCGGGTGTTTTCGCGCCCGTAGTTCTCCGAGGCGAAAGCCACAGCCTCCTCCGAAATGTCCAACCCCAGCACAAAAGAGGCTGTTTCGGAAAACAAGGCCGCGCCATAACCCGCCCCGGAGCCCAAGTCCAGCACCCGAAGTCCCGCCACCCGGTCCGCCGCGGCGGCATAGCGCGCCCGATGCTCCAATTCCAGCACTTCGAGCCCCTTCCTGCCCGGAATGCATCGCTCGCTTGAGTATTCCATGTCTGTCCTTCCCGAACAGGCCCATCTGCCCTGCGCCTGCCCAAGAATCATACTTTACCCCTGTTCCCGGCATGAGGTCAATTTCCCGTGGCAGGGAGGGTCCGTGTCCTGGGCGGCGGTATGGGGTTTCTGCGTTAAATCATGGACAATGTGGACTGTCTGGACGCAGCACGGACGCGGCACAGCCATTGGCCGTGACCAAAGGGACCGGGGACTGGCAACCGGCACGCCATTGGCTTATAGTGGGCCGATCATCCCAGTTTACGTGCCGGGTGCCTGTACCGAATGGCGCAGAATTCCGCATATGGTCATGCTGGGGACATCTTGTTTAGGCCTCCGGAAATGATGGCCCTTCTCCGCCCTCTTGTGGTAAGGGGTCTTTTACACGTTCCGGGCGAAACAGGCGCGCCAAAATCCAGCCAACCGCGCCAAGCAGCACCAAAACCGCCCCGGTTTTCTGGAACGGGTCTCCCCAGGCGCGCCGGGCATGGAGCAGGGCGGCCTCCTCCGCCAGCGGGTTGTCGGGCGACTGGGTAAAGGTCCACGGACCGATGCGGACAGCGTCTCCGGGGCCGAGTTCCATGGTTTTGCCGCCACGCCCCTCCAGCGTGTACCGCATGAGCGGCGGCTGGGGCAGGCGGCGGTAGCGGAGGGCGCCGTCGCCATGGCGCAGGAAAAGCCCCTCACGCAGGCGCAGTGTCGTGTCCCCCGCCTTGGCCTGGGCCATTAAAACGGGTTTGCCCTGTGTGCCGACGGGCAGCCCCGCAGCCGTCACCCCGTCCAGCCGCAAGGTCTGCCCCCCCGGCAACGCCAGTTCCTCCCCCGCGCGCCAGCGGTGGGGCGGCACCGCATCCCCCCCCTGCCACGCGACCGCCCACACGCTGTCCTCTTGCCAGGCGCGGAGCATCACGCAGACCGTCGAGGCGGCGGGATACTCGAAGAGCAGCCCTTCCACCGGTTCGGGCGGGTTGGCGGTCACACGGACCACCCGCCGCGCATCCCCCGAGCGGATGCCCACCCGCAGCATGGGGGGGGGCTCCAAACCGTTCGCCGGGGTCTCCAGCAGGACATACTCGGCGCCGCTGGTCACGGTGCATCCGGTGCCCGGCAGGAAGTTTTCAAACCAGTGAACCCGGCGCAGGTCGCGCACCCCCCACCGGGCGGACTCCAGACCGGGCCGGGCGGCGGGCAGGCCGCCGCGCGCCGTGTCCTCATCCGGGACCCAGTCCAGACGGAACGCGGCCAAAGGCGGAAGGGTGATCCAGCTCCCGGCCTCGACGAAGATTCCCTGCACCCATTCCGATGTTGGCGATTCCCGCCAGGACATGGCGGCCATCCGCCGGCCGCCGGGATCGTTGATGAGCCCCGCCCATGGGCCGACGCTTTCCACGGTGACGGGGCCGTCCGCCGTGGCCAGGGTGGCGCCGGGCCGGACTGGGTGGGCGGTGAGCCTGCCGCCCGGCCCGCGCTCCTCAATCAGTTCCAGGTCAGGGCGGCGCTCCAGCACTTCGGCGCGGCGGACCCGAAGCGGGAAGCCCAGAAATATCCCGTCAAGCGGGGTGTCGGCGTTAAACACCCGCCGTGATACGGCGGGGGTGTCAAAAGAAAGCAACTCCGGCGTGAGGGCGCGGTGCGGGGTGAAGAGCCGCGCACCCCCCCCGGAGGGGCGCACCGCCAGAGATTCGGCCCCCCCCACGGGCACGGCAATCAGGCCGTCGAACACGGCATGGCGGTTGAGCAGCCATGCCGCGGCGACGACAATCGCGCCCAGATAAAACAGGCAACCGCAAACCAACCCGGACCGAAATGGTTTCATGTCCGGTAGTATGCCACAGCGCGGCGGGGGGAACCCTTCCGGATGCCGCCGCACTCCAAAGGACTGTCACGTCCGGGTGCAGGCATCCGGCGCGTGGATTGGGGTAGGGCCGCGATATCTGGAGTGGTTGCCGCGCCGGCCGTCCCCACACTTCGCCCGCCCATGCCGGACATGGTTCCTAATTAAATGCGCACCCTATGTGTTTTTCTCGGACATGTGGTATATTTTCTGTGACATGAGGCAGTCCGCACGGAACGGTTCGGCGGATGATGCGGTGGACAGCCCCCTTCTTGACGATGAAAAAAAAGGGTTGACAAGCGACCCGAAGTAGTATATGATGTTGTTGGACGGAACATGTCCGCACCGGCGGTTGTTGTGAACCGCCATGCGGCGTGGCCCGTGGAATCACTTACTTAAGCGTGAGGCTAGTGAGTTGGACATGTGGATCCGAACCGGTTTCCAGAAACAAGGAGGACGTTAAACCATGAAACAGTTGCTTGTTGGTCTTGTAACTCTGGCCATGATTCTCGTGGCCATGCCGGCGATGGCGCAGCACACGCCGGTGGAAGAATGCGGGGCGACGCCGGCTCTGCCGTTCACCCCGATTCCCACCGTTTCCGTGACGCTGTTCACCGGCACCCCGCCGTCTCCGGTTGGCGACTTCTTCAAGGTCCAGCCGACCGCATGGCCCGCCGCCGGCGGCTATGATTTCTGCGGCATACTGGACACCATCTTTTGCTCGCTGGGGCCGCTGTCCTCACTGGCCCCCGAAGTGGGTGACTTTGCCTTCTTGGTGCAGTGCCTCAACGCCGACATCAACGGCCCCCTTGACCTCGAAGCCGATATTCCCGTTACCGCGAACGGCATTCCGGACGGGCAGTATGAACTCGGCCTTCTCG encodes:
- a CDS encoding SDR family oxidoreductase is translated as MKILVAGGAGYVGSVLAPLLMERGHEVLVADQCWFGNHLPPSVPLLETDLFAMDDAAMAGFDRVIFLAGLSNDPMAEYDPAMNFVQNGALPAYLAFRAKQAGVRRFVYGSSCSVYGYTLDRLYDEDAPVTCPYPYGISKLQGERGVLQMCDDTFSVVALRQGTVNGHSPRMRFDLIVNTMYKSAVTTGRITVNHPAIWRPLIDVRDTAEAFILAAGADDAVSGVFNVAKDNYTVGEVAGLVRDAVRGLTGGEVEIETHHRQDFRNYKVDCTQARAVLGFNPQYDVPDMVQSLHAHRAEYGDLEEEGYYNIRVFRKRHAGPQ
- a CDS encoding glycosyltransferase encodes the protein MEYSSERCIPGRKGLEVLELEHRARYAAAADRVAGLRVLDLGSGAGYGAALFSETASFVLGLDISEEAVAFASENYGRENTRFIQADLTADDLPDRVRTVCPEPFELVTCFEVIEHLAQPQKLLRAVRELLAPDGVLLISTPNIDYPFDVEAVNPHHVTEYTLDEFRRCLETVFPHVTIVGQRVHLLSTVGCAPEEPVSFAHWRGGPADDTKYYLAVCGGPEASVAPPKLALLTGDAHLKVVHARLSEARRDLEAKTQRLKTVEAHLADLKRVKGEDVLAQLRRLQENNEALRRTVAAFRQQAEEDRRFTENNLRQMDKDREDARRQIEALSRESVQRQNQLRRELEGFKNHPAVRRLLRLRTPGLKLLGLLGLGPGGGKKKIKEITAGNAGPSPAVTLPEPERVDDPRPFGDILQDRRVSADGQSMPLLSEAALARLRAVLLARPQDTLVSVIMPAYNRAATLGRAVESVLAQSHENWELLIVDDGSEDETAAVANGYAAKCGKIRIITIPHGGVSAARDAGLREAQGDVVAYLDSDNRWLPDYLLFTVQALLESGAKTAYSALRVIDEDDNGAASHRARRFDLDALLKNNFIDINIYAHRRELFDELGGFDPELRRWVDWDVILRQTTRHYPVEIPAVLCEYFRREKLHQITLDEPQAYKFKVLNKHLINWPRLERELSGRVPGRVSIVIPVHNLPELTRDCVASIHSHSGGLDYEIVLVDNGSDPATAAMLASLAEHPRVRLVSNYENYMFSLGNNLGMADSTGEYLVLLNNDTRVYSGWLDPLIAPLRDDPDTGMTGPKLLYPDGTVQAAGLAFSDRSVIPYHIYRGMPGDAPCVNKRRAFQALTAACIAMRTADYIALGGLDPVYVNGCEDLDLCFKVTQRLGRRILYVPDSVVLHLESKTPGRAKGIRHNRMTFFERWGDAVRPDDQQYFAEDGYRVTGYTRHGNDPDGPTATYLPEIEGVAGETVSAPPPPEPAPERMLNVGIISIWHVRGVTLLARQLAGALDGPDIRTHILARWESEKFFDGPPVDHPRIFNGGDDPSPGDCVDWAKSNRLDAVLFVEVHPRDWKRVDALKAAGFRVFAYEHLDILRIEMLDRYNRFDGMVHSSFEAWRVFRRHHPRLPALVIPWGVPENLLPAPRGPRPAGQPLRFVHVAGWGGLNNRKNTDGLIRAWHRANPENAVLDLHTQAPADQYGPDCARILRDSRTIMLHEGTVENIHQAYAGADMLLWPSKREGLGLPIVEALACGLPALISDGYMMKQWLLPDIHGVVCPATAREGMMYLPELRVDENVLAEMIGALAAHPERVDALAERVRDDRELWLWTWQASVLRDQLRAWLEDGSAPDPALGYIPARLLDFEEERRRAFGES